The nucleotide window TTGTATGTAGTTGCGATTTTGAAACGCTCGCCAAGTGGCTACGATGCCGTTTTTGCTCGCTCCCATTCGGTAAAGCACGCTCTCATCTGTTGATTTGCGCTTATCACCATCAAGATCAGCAAATACCATAGTCCCTTGCTGCCAGTTGCCAGCGCAGCGCATACCATCGCTTGACGGACATAACGTAACAACGTTTGCTGAACTAATCGCCGCTTGGCGCGCAAAGGCAAACCCTTGCTGCCATTTATTAACTTCAATCATCATACGCTTTTGTAAAATAAGCTGCTTAAAGCTTGGCAAGGCGACTGTCGATAATATGGCAATGATACTGATTGCCACAATCAACTCGATTAAGGTAACGCCGTTTATCGCATAAGATGGCAAGCGTGTTGATATCCTGTTGTTAGGTATCATATGAAAATCCTTTTCATTTAGTGTGGATAGGCTTCCTGCCTAATTTAAAAGAAGATACTCTCTTAAATTTTATCGTAGAGCGTAAAGTAACGCGCACCACAAAGCGCTTATGCTGGGCTGTTGTGGCACTATTTTAAAACATTAAGATTATCAGTAACACACATTATAGATAAAAAATGGCGTTCTTAGCACAGCAGAAAAAGTGCCACTTTAAACTCAGACCAAATTCTTAACTTAACTGATATTGGCACTCACTCAGATACAAAAAAGCCCGCTATTGCGGGCTTTATAATCTGATTTTCAGAGCTCATTATCTTAGCTCGGCTGGTACCGCAAATACTGTGGTTTCTTCACGACCAGGGTTTTCCGTAACCA belongs to Thalassotalea sp. HSM 43 and includes:
- a CDS encoding GspH/FimT family pseudopilin; amino-acid sequence: MIPNNRISTRLPSYAINGVTLIELIVAISIIAILSTVALPSFKQLILQKRMMIEVNKWQQGFAFARQAAISSANVVTLCPSSDGMRCAGNWQQGTMVFADLDGDKRKSTDESVLYRMGASKNGIVATWRAFQNRNYIQFQHNGFTWYQNGTLRLCIDGENQRYNRALIVTRAGRVRVSQDNDGDGVHDDASGESIQCH